The Bactrocera dorsalis isolate Fly_Bdor chromosome 2, ASM2337382v1, whole genome shotgun sequence region AGACATGGATGAATTTAAGATCAATGGAAAgggaagaaacgactggtgttgttaactcggctataatcgcgtaagcggtgaaGATTTGTGTTTCCAATTCATCACTATCAATAATTTTGAGATTTGCTCtcgttttttatactcttgcaaccagttgctacagaatattataatttcgttcacctaacggttgtacgtatcaactaaaactaaacgagatagatataagtttgtctgtctgtctgtccgtccgtccatctgtCCGTGTAAGCTATAacctgagtaaaaattgagatatcttgatgaaacttggtttgcaggtttcttagtacaaagaAAGTTCGAGTTCGttgatgggcgtaatcggaccactgccactgccataaatcaataactaaatgcgacAGATACATtgaattttaccaccgagatggcaTGAGAGAGTTTTATGAGAGCcgatgtgaaaattggacgatgggtgtggcatcgcccacttttGGTGAAACACCATATCTCAGAACCTGTCacaccgatttcgacaaaactACTGGTACTcagaatatttttgatattcttatactccattgtaaaaatggacgaaatcggccAACAACAAGGCCTACTTCccataaaacacaattttagattccacttgattcgttcagttttcagtacgcaaatcaagaagcgtctttagtgtgtgccaccttataccaaaaattgtttgaatccaataaaaactgctCAAGCCCCTAGGTTCCGAGTATGTCGACCCCGgtacttatagttgacttttgatcgaaaatgtcagtcaatgtgtgatatatgtatataactgaaattaaataataatcctTCTGTTATaacggtatgtatgtatgtatatcaaaaaacTTGGGCTagaccctatataactaatatcaggattgattctggctgactttactcagtatgattggttttacaccttaaattaTTTCCCTGCCTTTAATTTACgcaagttgtaagagtattAATCATTTggttgcactcgaacttagcctttccttaattcttgtaaatattttgagtatgaaacacAGCATAAAATAAGCTTTAAATGTATTTTCATCACTAGCATTCGCAAAATAccatattttcgattttatgaattataaatttcatttaaaaactcgAAGAGACACGGAAACAGTTCGTCTTTTCTGAACAATTGATTATATGGTAGATATATGTTAAAGCGAGCGCTGCACAAAACACTAGGTATATTCGTGGACCAATTTCACGTATTTTTGGCATTAAACTTTATGTAACATATCCAACATTATACGTTCAGTTAATTTTGCTAAGATATTTTACTGATGTATCAAAATGCACGATATAAGCCGTGAGAGATAGGgatagtattgacccgattttatctatctTTAACATTACTACAGAAAAAGATAATATCTGTATCCTGTATTAAGGGACCTCTCATACCATCatgaacatatacatactataagGATTAAAGTCAACCAGTTGTGTAAAAATCCTGATTTTAGTTGTAGGGCAAGTTTTCACAGGATCTTAGCTATTTTAAGCACACCGTTATAAGAATTAACCCgtaagtttgaaaatctttctgTCAATTCTGCCCATTTTTGACGTATAGCCATAATATTATCAGGAAAGAGTTCTTTCCAAATTTCTATAGTTATCTCATAAGCCCGGGTCCCACTATCGGCGCAAGTAGCACAATTTGTACCGATTTTTATTGGTCTACATCGGCGCAAATTGTGTCATATTTTATCGGCGCATATCGGCGTTAAATATTCTGCTACGATAATCGGCGCAACGCGGTCACACTGTTGTGCTCAATCAGCTGTTTGcagtaaaagtttttatttattttagaacaTGGATtatttgaagaagaaaaaagttgcaGTTGCTCTGCTTACCATTGCAACATTAAAgctgaaaaagaaaaatcagaAACGTAAAACAAATCCTAAACAACGTAGTATCTGGGTGAGAAATTGGCTGGAAAGAAGAAATACTAATGGTGCATATGAAACGACTTTACGTGAATTTCGAGAAGTTGATAATCAAaagtttctttttaaaaattacgtgcgaatgaacgaaaacaattttaatgagttACTGCAGCTAATTTCCCcactgattaaaaaaaaagatacatGTTTTCGTGAAGCTATTCCAGCAAGTCATCGTTTGGCCTGCACTCTCCGCTTTTTGGCCACGGGCGATAGCTACAAAAGTCTTTCAGCTTTTTTCCGTATTGCCCCAAACACTATCTCAAAATTTGTTCCTGAAGTTTGTGATGCGATTTACAGTCAACTTCGAAATACTTACCTGAAGGTAGGAACACATGCTTTACCAAatccatatgtatatttttcatatttccccTTATTTAGATACCTTCAACAAAAGAAGAATGGACTGAAGTTGCTTCGAAATTCGATTTATTATGGAACTTTCCTAACTGCATAGGAGCAGTTGACGGCAAGCATGTGGTCATGATCGCACCAGCAAAATCAGGAAGTACGTTTTACAACTACAAAGGAACTCACAGCATAGTGCTTATGGCAGTTGTTGATGccagttataaatatttgtatattgacGTCGGCTGCAACGGGCGTATTTCAGATGGTGGTGTTTTCAGTAAATGTTCTCTGCAGTATGCCCTCGATACGGATTCTCTAAATTTACCACCTCCTCGTCATTTATTAGGTGGTGAAATGAATGTACCTTTTGTTTTAGTGGCAGACGATGCATTTAAAATGCAGAATTATTTGATGAAGCCGTATCCTGGTCGCATTTTATCTGGTAGCAAACGTATTTTTAACTATAGGTTATCAAGGGCTAGGAGAATAGTCGAGAACGCATTTGGAATCATGATGAAGCGCTTCGAAATCTTTTCACGACCAATGAAGCTGAATCCAAATAAAACAACGAGAGTGACGTTAGCATGTTGCgcattacacaattttttaatgacaaaaaatataagttatgcTACTGGATTGGTAGATAGCTGCACTGAGGATGGAAATATTATTGAAGGTGCACGCGTTAATATTTCCATACCTACCTTTGAAAGCGCCACAGAGGATATATCAATTTCCTACATAAGCAACGAAGCAAAAACTATCCGTGAAgaatttgaaaactatttcatGTCACCAGACGGCGAATTGCCATGgcagtataaatttatataacaaaGCAGACACTTAACAGAATATATGCACTTTTCataatctttaaataaattgtatttatttgtatttataattcaaCATATTATGATAAACTTTCCTCATCTTGTTGCAACACAGCATTCATAGCTACTTGAATTAATTCCGCGTGAAGTTTATTTGCtgctcttttatttctttttgataGTTCACGCATTTGCAGTGCAAGATACATGCCCACTCCATGCCAGtggtcttcttctttatttaaaaattgtattgcgCTCTCCATTGCATCTGTTGTCACTGATTCATCGGATGCAGAGGGTTTGGATTTCCTGTCACTTCGGGCAGCTGTTGGTGGTGGCGTTACATCTGCATCCACATCTAGTGTTGAGACGGACGAACTACTCTTGCAGCGATCATGCAAACAGTAGAATTGCATAGCTGACCAAAACGGCCAATGTGGCAAAGCATTACCGGCCGCTTGGCCTGATTTAGTtgtcatttttttctttacatttgaAAATGCCGTTTTTATATTCGCCCATTTTGCTTTGCATCCGTCAACTTCTTGGGTTGGAAATTTCTCCGCGATGTTATTCCAAGCTTTATCTCTTTTGGCGCGATCTTTATATTCTGGGCAGGAATATTCCCAAATACAATTGTGCATTTCAATGGCCTGTATCAAATTCGTTGTGCTTTCATTTGTCCATGATGACACTATTTGTGGTTTTTTTCGTCTTTTTGTTTTGCTGGGTGTGGAAGAAATGGTTTCGTCAAGCACATTGTCCATAACACCTTCAAAAACTTCGTCGTCTGAAttcatttctaaaaattattaattaattacttcatattataatgcattttaattttattgtatgcaaCTTACcgaatatatgttttatttacatatgtttgcaaCCAGTAGAGATGTCGAAGATCGATTAATCAAAAACCTTCGACTCgatctttttgtttattttgttatttcggTTGGAATCGAGAATCAATTCAAAAATCATGACGATTAATGtggatttttttcaactttaaaatttaaaaattattgataaagattttcaaattaatacttaaaaatttgctgaaaaagAGAGATATTGGTGGTGATTGGCGTATTCGATCGGTGCTCAAGTGCCCGATAAAAATCTgcgcatttttcaatttttattgctctttATCAAACATTATAGCGTTCACATTATCGGCGCAACTGGGTCGATTTTGGTTGTGCATTGTAGGCCCAATATCGGCCATGATTGTcgcatttcataatatttaatgcGGTCACATTATCGGTACATGAAATACGCCGAAAATTGGTACCTTGCGCCGATAGTGGGAACCGGGCTATAGATTGGCCgctattttcgataaaaagtcagCGGTAGGTACTGGGAGCCACATGTTCGGTATCTTGGAGCTTGAATAATTTTGgttcgaaatcgaaaatttttgttcataagacggatgaaataataaaaattttaatttttttttaattgcgctgatatttttttattattcgatGGGTTTTCCTTTTTATAGGTTTTTGTTTAACGGAGGAGGCAGTCACTGTTCCCACGGTGTCAGGTTGAAGTAACGTAAAaagaacgttaacttcggctgcaccgaagctaatacacccttcacaggtgcatttcttttagtaaccatgtgttcagtttgtatggaaactatatgctatagtaatccgatctgaacaattattTTGGAGATTATTTTATTACCTTGAATTACtgatccatgtcaaatttcgtgaaaatgcCACgtcaaatatgaaagttttccatacaagtccttgattccgatcgttcgattgttatgacagctatatgctatagttaaccgatctgaacaatttaccttagaaaataatctatacaaaatttcgtgaatatatgtatattgtcaaatgcaaaagttttccatacaagaacttgattcagtttgtatggcagctacatgctatagtaagccgatccgaacaatttcttcgttattacattattatcttagaaaataacatgtgctaatttttgtgaagatacatttgcaaatgtgaaagttttccatacaagaacttgattctgatcgttcagtttgtatgtcagctatatgttatagtggtccgatatcggcagttccgacaaatgagcagtttcttgaagagaaaataacgtttacaaaatttcaaaacgatatcttaaaaactgagggactagttcgtatatatatagacagacggacggacagacagacagacggacatggctaaatcgactcagctcaacacactgatcattttttatattgtatatactttatagggcctctgacgcttccttctgggtgttacaaactcggtggaaaacttaatataattgCAGGGTATAAATACCACCCTAGTTCTGTGTGGACACAGAATGTTAGTAAATAGAGAAGGAGCAAATCTTAAATCAAAACTTCTTGGGTACTAATTTATAGTTTTCTTATAACGAAACATCGAAAAATATAActtcgaaaagaaaaaacacccCACGCAATTAACGAAACGGGGAGAAGgctacaaatataaataaacacaacTAATGGTATTAAATAATTATGGATGCGCGTGACTATTTAGATTTGTGTTTTCAATTTGTATAATATGACAAAAGGCTCAGGTCGTAAGAGTGAATGAGTATGCGAAAACAAGCAACTAGAATTTACGTTCGAATTCTGAAGAtcatgaatattaaattttatttaaattttttattttattaattgatataaattgatttattaattaataatatataaataaataattcatatcttaattttgttactttaaggaaatattttacttactgagataattaaaatttttcagagAAATGCACTCATATGTTTATTAAATGCTCCCTTATCTATTAGtatttacacaaatacatacgaggtgagttcaaaaagtatcgcgaattttgtgttttttcaaaaattatttatttattcatgaatatctattttgtccccttcaaagtaatccccatgagatattatgcacttgtgccaacggtttttccaatcttagaagcacttcaaaaaatcattttttttatctttatctcgtcaagagaagcataacgtcgtcctttcatgggcctcttcagtttagggaacaagaaaaactcacagggggccagatctggggaatacgggggctgcggcatcattagtgtgctgtttttggccaaaaagtcgcgcacaagcaacgatgtgtggtgcaaaagccaatttttgttcttccacaaatccggcggattgcttcgcgcaaattgcgcataacttgcaggtaatattccttattgaccgttcttccctgtggcaagaactcatgatgcaccacgcccctgcaatcgaagaaaactgtcagttacgattcgcgatactttttgaacacacctcgtatgtacatatgacaaTAAAGCAATGTCTTTCGTCTTCACTTTTTGTTTTCTGTGGGAACAGCTAGAACGAAGAAAGTTGAACGATCGCAGGCAAGGAAGGGTCATTGTGTGCACTGTCACATAATTATTTAAGACATTTTTTAATAGCATTTAAATAGAtgtgaatttatatttatttatgattttaagtaaattttattatattactaaAATAAGTCtttacgtaggttgccttttataatTCGTTTTCAGTAACTCAAATCATTAATCTCGGTAAAAAATGGATGGATAGCAAACATagttcaattcaatttttatcGATGAAGCTCCATCAGGGGACAGtatttatcgatggtatggtgaattcaatcgaggtcgaACACTCCGAGACGAATTaagtgaaggtcgtccaaaatcagttgttgttccgcAATATATTGATGCTGTTCGTAAACTAATATTGCAAGATCGTTATGTAACCTATCGTGTTATAGGgacaactataggcattagtAGAACTAGCATACAATCAATATTGCatgaatatgtaaaaaattgttttcgttgGACCCCACACAATTTGTCATTAGCTCAAAAAAGGGCTCGTGTCGATTGGTAGAGTTGGtagagaaaaatgttaaaaaatacgaGAACAGTGCATAGAAATACATGAAGTCGTGAAATATGACGAATCGTGGATTTACGCGTATaagcccgaaagtaaacagcagtcgactgtatAGTTGTTTCAAAATGAACCGAATCTAACAAAACTGAACATATTCATTTTTCGGGAATTACATGTTTCGTTACTTTAAGCtcgtttaaaaaacaaataacaaaggACGAAGTTCGGGAGCagccgaacatttcatactctgtcatcttgcaagaatcaaaaccagggaaatacctgaagatgtaaaacgtctaccagaggatcggaatccaagtaatttcatatatacatacaagtatattatatataactcatacactgacagaCAAATTCAGCATATGATTGTTAGAAAACCGATAACCTTTATAGTATGTAGTACTTATGACGTACATCCGCTATATCAAcaggaaaaaagtgaaaacgataTTTGGTTGCAGCGAAGTAACGCTGAAtaatactttattttcattatttcctttaaaatgAAGCTTATTATTAAGATTGTATTAttttacacatataaatatttaatatacatatcttgataaatgttgttattataaaaattgcttttatttgtattacgcatatatatacaatttggACTATTTCCTGATAACTCCATTATTCTTATATTTCTGCATTTTATGTAGGCCGGAAGTGGTGTTAATATTAGGGGTATGCGAATCCAGTTCGATTCGAGTCGAATCGAATCCTTagattcgaataatgcgaatagttcgagtaattcgaaatattcgaagaagaaaaatcttaaatatattattctatTGCAGTaatagaacaaaattaaagaaaataaaactattatttaattcaaattgatttaGACATTTATTAACgacaacataataaaaaataaccaatatttgattttttgaatatttgaaacgaGAATGACAGATGTACGTCAGATGTATGAACGAGATTCAGATATTACtggcgctaattaaaaaatcatgcaaatagtcaaatattaaagttattcgaattattcgaactattcgaatagtgcgaatatacgggtcgaatctcggatcgaataattcggttcgattcgagtcgaataattcgaaatttcgaatattcgcatgcCCCTAGTTAATATATTGCAATTCGCTTTAATATTTCATCAAACTTGTCAGTTGCACCATCAGATGTTTTAGCGTACATATATAACTCttctgaattattttatttaatttaataacaaattgttttgtttttattgagcAGTATTGTGaagattattataattttaaatatacatagaaTATTGCAACAATGCAATGAGAcaattttctgtaattttttaatgtgaaaatatttttttgatttgacttattttcttctattatttGATCGAATGTGATGTTTTGTGTGAAATTTTGAATGCTTTcgtaatttataataataagacCATattatcttcaatatttttcaggaagttgaatttaattttaattgaacaattattatattttatcaaattatttttaccatTTAAAGTTGGCTGCTCTTatttacatgtatacatatgtagtaatgACTAGATTGACTGCATTTTTATTATGGTTGTTTTCATGTCTACTGGTaatatttccatttctttgttttttatgagtttacaatttagttttattatacaacatacacaaatttttaattctcgTTAATGTTTATTAATTTCGAGTTTATATGCTTTACTTCCGTAGCTGAAAATTTTCTCTACTTTTGACTCattatattcattattttctattggatgtacatatgtatgtatgtatgttcgtctACTTTGCCAAAAAGCCATTTTGACATACTACCATTGCACTGATTAATCTACGCTTCTGCCTGTTTCCAATTGGAATTgatgttaaaaatttatttatagcatCTTACAATTCTAGTGGGAGTATATCTTTAAGTTGTATTTTCATTCTAAATGTTCACTGTATGGTGGCGACACATGCCCccagaatggggctgacagatcgagaagaatGCAGGAAATGTCTGCAgtaaggcaccagggaaacaatagaG contains the following coding sequences:
- the LOC125776327 gene encoding uncharacterized protein LOC125776327 gives rise to the protein MDYLKKKKVAVALLTIATLKLKKKNQKRKTNPKQRSIWVRNWLERRNTNGAYETTLREFREVDNQKFLFKNYVRMNENNFNELLQLISPLIKKKDTCFREAIPASHRLACTLRFLATGDSYKSLSAFFRIAPNTISKFVPEVCDAIYSQLRNTYLKIPSTKEEWTEVASKFDLLWNFPNCIGAVDGKHVVMIAPAKSGSTFYNYKGTHSIVLMAVVDASYKYLYIDVGCNGRISDGGVFSKCSLQYALDTDSLNLPPPRHLLGGEMNVPFVLVADDAFKMQNYLMKPYPGRILSGSKRIFNYRLSRARRIVENAFGIMMKRFEIFSRPMKLNPNKTTRVTLACCALHNFLMTKNISYATGLVDSCTEDGNIIEGARVNISIPTFESATEDISISYISNEAKTIREEFENYFMSPDGELPWQYKFI
- the LOC125776107 gene encoding uncharacterized protein LOC125776107, coding for MNSDDEVFEGVMDNVLDETISSTPSKTKRRKKPQIVSSWTNESTTNLIQAIEMHNCIWEYSCPEYKDRAKRDKAWNNIAEKFPTQEVDGCKAKWANIKTAFSNVKKKMTTKSGQAAGNALPHWPFWSAMQFYCLHDRCKSSSSVSTLDVDADVTPPPTAARSDRKSKPSASDESVTTDAMESAIQFLNKEEDHWHGVGMYLALQMRELSKRNKRAANKLHAELIQVAMNAVLQQDEESLS